A single region of the Xenopus laevis strain J_2021 chromosome 4L, Xenopus_laevis_v10.1, whole genome shotgun sequence genome encodes:
- the fau.L gene encoding uncharacterized protein LOC734668 isoform X1: MQLFVRGQSLHTLEVSGQETVSQIKDQISSLEGISSEDQVVLLAGSPLSEEHTLQQCGVCDLSTLDVVARLLGGKVHGSLARAGKVRGQTPKVAKQEKKKKKTGRAKRRMQYNRRFVNVVPTFGKKKGPNANS; encoded by the exons ATGCAGCTTTTCGTCAGAGGGCAGAGTCTGCACACCCTAGAGGTGTCTGGACAGGAGACTGTTTCCCAGATCAAG GATCAAATCTCCTCTCTGGAGGGAATCTCTTCTGAGGATCAGGTTGTTCTCCTTGCTGGCTCCCCACTTTCTGAGGAACATACCCTGCAACAATGCGGCGTATGTGATCTCAGCACCTTGGATGTAGTTGCACGGCTGTTGGGAG GTAAAGTCCACGGCTCTCTCGCTCGTGCCGGAAAAGTGCGAGGCCAAACTCCAAAG GTGGCCAagcaagagaagaagaaaaagaagactgGCCGGGCCAAGAGACGCATGCAGTATAACAGACGCTTCGTCAATGTCGTACCCACCTTTGGCAAGAAGAAGGGACCTAATGCCAACTCTTAA